From Deltaproteobacteria bacterium, the proteins below share one genomic window:
- a CDS encoding TolC family protein: MLPLFLRPSAATALATVLGALLLGGCATFSPDGGFDAVESIAKERLNKEVTWIRSAADAGRVQERVKELLAGPLSVDDAVQVALLNNRGLQAVYSDLGISEANLVQAGRLRNPGFSYSRATGGGERKIESLVTFDFLQLLTMPTVLKIEGRRFEQAKLYVANEVLGIGAETQRAYYETLAAEQTAAYLEQVKTAAEAGAELARRMAAAGNWSRLDQAREQVFYAEATARLARARQAAVSQRERLTRLLGLWGGDIAFKLPEHLPEIPAEKPELKDLEVLAISRRLDIRSARHETEALAESLGLTRATRFINVFELGDFRTTETPGPEKRGYAIILEVPLFDWGGARVAMAESMYMQAVNRLAETAIGARSEVRVAYSAYLTAYDLAKHYQDEIVPLRKKISEENLLRYNGMLISAFELLADAREQVASVNATIEALRSFWVADADLKMALAGAPSTGQAGHLMREPGPGGAAQLDPRRRSEKGGQR, encoded by the coding sequence ATTCTCCCCCTCTTTCTTCGGCCCTCCGCGGCCACCGCGCTCGCAACCGTCCTCGGCGCCTTGCTGCTTGGCGGCTGCGCAACCTTCTCGCCTGACGGCGGTTTTGATGCCGTCGAGTCGATTGCCAAGGAACGGCTGAATAAAGAGGTCACCTGGATACGGTCCGCTGCGGACGCGGGCCGCGTTCAGGAAAGGGTGAAAGAACTGCTGGCCGGCCCGCTCTCCGTAGACGACGCCGTGCAGGTTGCGCTCCTCAACAACAGGGGGTTGCAGGCGGTCTACTCCGATCTCGGCATTTCCGAGGCAAACCTGGTGCAGGCCGGAAGGCTTCGCAATCCGGGTTTCTCTTACAGCCGGGCAACGGGCGGCGGCGAGCGCAAGATCGAAAGCCTAGTCACCTTCGATTTCCTCCAACTCCTGACTATGCCGACTGTGCTCAAGATCGAAGGCCGGCGATTCGAACAGGCCAAGCTGTACGTCGCGAATGAGGTGCTGGGCATCGGGGCCGAGACTCAGCGCGCCTATTACGAAACATTGGCGGCTGAGCAGACCGCTGCTTACCTGGAACAGGTCAAAACCGCTGCGGAGGCCGGTGCGGAGCTGGCCCGCCGCATGGCAGCCGCAGGCAACTGGAGCAGGCTTGATCAGGCGCGCGAGCAGGTGTTTTACGCCGAGGCGACCGCCAGGCTCGCCCGAGCGAGGCAGGCGGCCGTCTCCCAGCGTGAGAGGCTCACCCGGCTGTTGGGGCTGTGGGGAGGCGACATAGCATTCAAGCTCCCGGAACATCTGCCGGAAATTCCCGCCGAAAAACCGGAGCTGAAGGACCTGGAGGTGCTTGCCATTTCCCGGCGCCTCGATATCCGGTCCGCCAGGCATGAAACCGAAGCGCTGGCCGAGTCTCTGGGGCTGACCAGGGCGACCCGCTTTATCAATGTTTTCGAGCTTGGCGACTTTCGAACGACCGAGACGCCTGGTCCGGAAAAAAGGGGATACGCCATCATCCTCGAGGTCCCGCTTTTCGATTGGGGAGGCGCACGTGTCGCCATGGCGGAATCGATGTACATGCAGGCCGTTAACCGTCTCGCCGAGACCGCGATCGGCGCGCGATCCGAAGTACGCGTCGCCTATTCCGCTTACCTTACCGCTTACGATCTGGCGAAACACTACCAAGACGAGATCGTGCCGCTCCGCAAGAAAATTTCTGAAGAGAACCTGCTGCGCTACAACGGCATGCTGATCAGCGCCTTTGAACTCCTGGCCGACGCCCGGGAACAGGTTGCCAGTGTGAATGCCACTATCGAGGCATTGAGATCGTTCTGGGTGGCCGACGCTGACCTGAAGATGGCCCTGGCCGGCGCTCCGTCCACCGGACAGGCCGGCCATCTCATGCGGGAACCGGGACCGGGTGGGGCAGCTCAGCTCGACCCTCGACGCCGTTCCGAAA